A genomic stretch from Serratia entomophila includes:
- a CDS encoding ParE family toxin-like protein, translated as MKPRIPQRISIKAEGVLCAYREGKKKPNRTYQHKHLTLPVARCWRLLSKDNGNSWEVMSHERYNNQIRI; from the coding sequence ATGAAACCACGAATTCCGCAACGAATCAGCATCAAAGCTGAGGGGGTTCTATGCGCCTACAGGGAGGGCAAAAAGAAACCCAACCGGACATACCAACACAAGCATTTAACGCTGCCTGTGGCCCGCTGCTGGCGATTGCTGTCAAAAGACAACGGCAACTCATGGGAGGTTATGTCCCACGAGCGCTACAACAACCAGATAAGGATCTGA
- a CDS encoding ANR family transcriptional regulator: MNHAYRNIARIAGEAERNGMFTEAAEVWRKSLSIAHAVDIVWINIRIDFCVNAAARNWGNEH, from the coding sequence ATGAATCATGCATATCGAAATATCGCCCGCATCGCTGGTGAAGCTGAACGCAATGGCATGTTTACCGAGGCGGCGGAGGTGTGGCGCAAGTCCCTGAGCATTGCACATGCCGTTGACATTGTCTGGATCAACATCCGCATCGATTTTTGTGTCAACGCTGCGGCACGCAACTGGGGGAATGAGCATTGA